A window of the Phaseolus vulgaris cultivar G19833 chromosome 5, P. vulgaris v2.0, whole genome shotgun sequence genome harbors these coding sequences:
- the LOC137835451 gene encoding ADP,ATP carrier protein 3, mitochondrial-like: MADGLHSRHPSVVQKLSGQSYFVSRLAPNHSRNYSTSGSYFNGGLQSLGYAPVTAHAPAEKGVTGFLVDFLMGGVSAAVSKTAAAPIERVKLLIQNQDEMLKSGRLSEPYKGIGDCFSRTMKDEGVIALWRGNTANVIRYFPTQALNFAFKDYFKRLFNFKKDKDGYWKWFAGNLASGGAAGASSLLFVYSLDYARTRLANDAKAAKKGGERQFNGLVDVYRKTIKSDGIAGLYRGFNISCVGIIVYRGLYFGMYDSLKPVVLVGGLQDSFFASFLLGWGITIGAGLASYPIDTVRRRMMMTSGEAVKYKSSLEAFKIIIAKEGTKSLFKGAGANILRAVAGAGVLAGYDKLQLIVLGKKYGSGGGG; the protein is encoded by the exons ATGGCGGATGGATTGCATTCACGGCATCCATCAGTAGTTCAGAAGTTGTCGGGACAGTCTTACTTTGTGTCCAGGCTTGCTCCTAATCACTCCAGAAACTATTCTACCAGTGGTAGTTACTTCAATGGAGGCTTGCAGTCTTTGGGTTATGCTCCAGTCACAGCACATGCGCCAGCTGAGAAAGGGGTGACTGGATTTTTGGTGGATTTCCTCATGGGAGGAGTGTCAGCTGCCGTGTCCAAGACGGCTGCTGCTCCAATCGAGCGAGTCAAGTTACTCATCCAAAACCAGGATGAAATGCTCAAGAGTGGTCGATTGTCTGAACCATACAAGGGAATTGGCGATTGTTTCTCTCGAACCATGAAGGATGAAGGGGTGATTGCTCTTTGGAGAGGAAACACGGCTAACGTTATCAGATACTTCCCTACTCAG GCTCTGAACTTTGCTTTTAAGGATTATTTCAAGAGGCTTTTCAACttcaaaaaagataaagatggCTACTGGAAGTGGTTTGCTGGGAATCTGGCGTCTGGTGGAGCTGCTGGTGCTTCCTCCCTCTTGTTTGTCTATTCATTGGATTATGCTCGAACTCGTCTTGCAAATGATGCCAAGGCTGCAAAGAAGGGTGGTGAGAGGCAGTTCAATGGCTTGGTTGATGTTTACAGGAAAACCATCAAGTCTGATGGTATTGCTGGCCTGTATCGTGGTTTCAACATCTCGTGTGTTGGAATCATAGTGTACCGTGGTCTTTACTTTGGAATGTATGATTCTTTGAAACCAGTTGTCTTGGTTGGTGGATTGCAg GATAGTTTCTTTGCAAGTTTTCTTCTGGGATGGGGAATCACAATAGGTGCTGGCTTGGCCTCGTACCCCATTGATACCGTGCGTAGAAGGATGATGATGACATCTGGAGAAGCTGTAAAATACAAGAGTTCTTTGGAAGCATTCAAGATAATTATCGCAAAAGAGGGTACAAAGTCACTCTTCAAAGGTGCCGGTGCAAACATATTACGTGCTGTTGCAGGTGCTGGAGTGCTTGCTGGATATGATAAGCTACAGCTCATCGTGTTGGGAAAGAAATATGGTTCTGGTGGTGGAGGTTAA
- the LOC137835452 gene encoding transmembrane E3 ubiquitin-protein ligase FLY2-like isoform X1: MVATQRLQFSLWKRRRGLGFLFQIAVGWWVVLLLVNPVAGLRPLRERTRSWDDEQLFTRKDESNLGPFSQWNITGTYKGNWKFLDTTNGSSRFPNIRKTNGNSVIELVTTPTKISGVHYVQGVVIFHDVFDNEYDVSGAQIRIEGVYIWPFRQLRMVANSGKEGELNQNEDYILSNPYHLLGVFSSQVLQDSSRDKMWRRKHSLIHDAEKHCNIEIAAQISRLPSSNNEGEHDHFHLEGLMESPSADDDGDCFSPLLLNATSVKIEVYYNKAVNYTLVVTFVSFLQVLLLIRQMEHSSTQSGAAKVSILMIGQQAIMDAYLCLLHLTAGILVESLFNAFATAAFFKFVVFSIFEMRYLLAIWKASRPLSNGEGWETMRRELSVLYSRFYGILLGGILLMYEFHNYLRPLLLLMYSFWIPQIITNVIRDSRKPLHPHYILGITVTRLAIPLYIFGCPNNFMRIEPDKTWCVCLAVFIGLQAAILLLQHYLGSRWFIPRQILPEKYSYYRRFDQETRHATDCVICMTAIDISQRSNDCMVTPCDHFFHFGCLQRWMDIKMECPTCRRPLPPA; the protein is encoded by the exons ATGGTTGCCACTCAAAGACTGCAGTTTTCTTTGTGGAAGAGGAGGAGGGGGCTTGGATTTTTGTTTCAGATTGCAGTTGGGTGGTGGGTGGTTCTACTGTTAGTTAATCCTGTGGCGGGTCTCAGACCCTTGAGGGAGAGAACTAGGTCCTGGGATGACGAG CAGCTGTTTACCAGAAAGGACGAGAGCAATTTAGGCCCATTTTCACAGTGGAACATAACAGGAACTTACAAAG GGAATTGGAAATTTTTGGATACCACAAATGGCTCTTCCAGATTTCCAAACATCAGAAAAACAAATGGCAATTCTGTAATTGAGTTAGTCACTACTCCTACAAAGATAAGTGGAGTACATTATGTTCAG GGGGTGGTTATATTCCATGATGTGTTTGACAATGAATACGATGTCAGTGGTGCCCAAATCAGAATAGAAGGTGTATACATATGGCCTTTTAGACAGCTTCGAATGGTCGCCAACAG TGGAAAAGAAGGGGAGTTGAATCAGAATGAAGATTATATTTTATCTAATCCATATCATCTG CTTGGAGTTTTCTCATCTCAGGTACTACAAGATTCTTCGCGAGATAAAATGTGGAGAAGGAAACATT CTCTGATTCATGATGCGGAGAAACATTGTAATATTGAAATTGCTGCTCAGATTTCACGCTTGCCATCATCAAATAACG AGGGTGAACATGATCATTTTCATCTAGAAGGGTTAATGGAGAGCCCCTCTGCGGATGATGATGGGGACTGCTTCTCACCATTACTGTTAAATGCAACGTCTGTCAAAATTGAGGTCTACTATAACAAAGCAGTGAACTATACCTTGGTGGTTACTTTT GTTTCTTTCTTGCAAGTCCTTCTATTAATTCGTCAAATGGAGCATAGCAGCACTCAATCT GGTGCTGCTAAAGTTTCAATACTAATGATTGGCCAGCAAGCAATAATGGATGCCTATCTTTGCCTTTTGCATCTCACTGCAGGAATACTAGTTG AATCATTGTTTAATGCTTTTGCAACTGCTGCATTTTTCAAGTTTGTGGTCTTCTCAATATTTGAGATGAGATATCTCCTTGCAATCTGGAAGGCAAGTAGGCCTTTGAGTAATGGTGAAGGTTGGGAAACAATGAGGCGAGAACTTTCAGTTTTATACAGTCGTTTCT ATGGGATCTTGTTGGGAGGCATTCTACTCATGTATGAGTTCCATAATTATTTGAgacctcttcttcttcttatgtACTCTTTTTGGATACCTCAGATAATCACCAATGTTATTCGCGATTCGCGCAAACCATTGCATCCTCATTATATCTTAGGGATAACCGTCACTAGGCTAGCAATCCCATTATATATTTTTGGTTGCCCTAACAACTTCATGCGCATAGAGCCAGACAAGACCTGGTGTGTTTGTTTGGCTGTATTTATTGGACTTCAAGCTGCAATTCTCCTACTTCAGCACTATCTTGGGTCACGTTGGTTCATTCCTCGTCAG ATTCTCCCTGAGAAATACAGCTATTATAGGAGGTTTGATCAGGAAACAAGACATGCTACAGACTGTGTGATTTGCATGACAGCCATTGATATTTCCCAGCGATCTAATGATTGCATG GTGACACCTTGTGATCATTTCTTCCACTTTGGCTGTTTGCAAAGATGGATGGATATAAAGATGGAGTGTCCAACTTGCCGGCGGCCATTACCCCCTGCCTAG
- the LOC137834324 gene encoding early nodulin-like protein 3 has protein sequence MGYSKNGFLLLLSMSIFFSSPSPAMACTLFQVGGKDGWVLNPSQDYTHWAQRNRFQVNDTLFFKYRSGSDSVLVVKKEDYDSCNTNNAIQEMDGGDSKFTFVKSGPFFFISGNAQNCQRGQKLTVVVLAVRQNKHTHSLSPSATPSPAEAEIPSENGPSPSSDVSPSGPTSLVPSLPKHSSSTRFRSSVGVALGVVSVGVGFFFIPLG, from the exons ATGGGGTACTCTAAGAACGGATTTCTCTTGCTCCTATCTATgtccattttcttttcttcaccatCTCCAGCAATGGCATGCACATTATTTCAAGTTGGTGGCAAAGATGGTTGGGTCCTCAACCCTTCACAAGATTACACTCACTGGGCCCAGAGAAACAGGTTTCAAGTCAACGACACTCTTT TTTTTAAGTATAGGAGTGGGTCTGATTCAGTTCTGGTGGTAAAGAAGGAGGATTACGATTCATGCAACACCAACAACGCCATCCAAGAGATGGACGGTGGTGATTCGAAGTTTACTTTTGTGAAATCAGGTCCTTTTTTCTTCATCAGTGGCAACGCTCAAAACTGTCAACGTGGTCAAAAGCTAACCGTCGTCGTTTTGGCCGTCAGACAAAACAAACACACTCACTCACTTTCTCCGTCAGCAACACCGTCTCCGGCGGAAGCCGAAATACCCTCAGAAAATGGGCCATCTCCTAGCTCGGATGTTAGCCCATCAGGCCCAACTTCTTTGGTGCCGTCTCTGCCCAAACATTCGAGCTCTACGAGGTTTAGGAGTTCGGTTGGTGTGGCTTTGGGTGTTGTTAGCGTTGGGGTGGGCTTCTTCTTCATCCCCTTGGGCTAG
- the LOC137835452 gene encoding transmembrane E3 ubiquitin-protein ligase FLY2-like isoform X2, translating into MVATQRLQFSLWKRRRGLGFLFQIAVGWWVVLLLVNPVAGLRPLRERTRSWDDELFTRKDESNLGPFSQWNITGTYKGNWKFLDTTNGSSRFPNIRKTNGNSVIELVTTPTKISGVHYVQGVVIFHDVFDNEYDVSGAQIRIEGVYIWPFRQLRMVANSGKEGELNQNEDYILSNPYHLLGVFSSQVLQDSSRDKMWRRKHSLIHDAEKHCNIEIAAQISRLPSSNNEGEHDHFHLEGLMESPSADDDGDCFSPLLLNATSVKIEVYYNKAVNYTLVVTFVSFLQVLLLIRQMEHSSTQSGAAKVSILMIGQQAIMDAYLCLLHLTAGILVESLFNAFATAAFFKFVVFSIFEMRYLLAIWKASRPLSNGEGWETMRRELSVLYSRFYGILLGGILLMYEFHNYLRPLLLLMYSFWIPQIITNVIRDSRKPLHPHYILGITVTRLAIPLYIFGCPNNFMRIEPDKTWCVCLAVFIGLQAAILLLQHYLGSRWFIPRQILPEKYSYYRRFDQETRHATDCVICMTAIDISQRSNDCMVTPCDHFFHFGCLQRWMDIKMECPTCRRPLPPA; encoded by the exons ATGGTTGCCACTCAAAGACTGCAGTTTTCTTTGTGGAAGAGGAGGAGGGGGCTTGGATTTTTGTTTCAGATTGCAGTTGGGTGGTGGGTGGTTCTACTGTTAGTTAATCCTGTGGCGGGTCTCAGACCCTTGAGGGAGAGAACTAGGTCCTGGGATGACGAG CTGTTTACCAGAAAGGACGAGAGCAATTTAGGCCCATTTTCACAGTGGAACATAACAGGAACTTACAAAG GGAATTGGAAATTTTTGGATACCACAAATGGCTCTTCCAGATTTCCAAACATCAGAAAAACAAATGGCAATTCTGTAATTGAGTTAGTCACTACTCCTACAAAGATAAGTGGAGTACATTATGTTCAG GGGGTGGTTATATTCCATGATGTGTTTGACAATGAATACGATGTCAGTGGTGCCCAAATCAGAATAGAAGGTGTATACATATGGCCTTTTAGACAGCTTCGAATGGTCGCCAACAG TGGAAAAGAAGGGGAGTTGAATCAGAATGAAGATTATATTTTATCTAATCCATATCATCTG CTTGGAGTTTTCTCATCTCAGGTACTACAAGATTCTTCGCGAGATAAAATGTGGAGAAGGAAACATT CTCTGATTCATGATGCGGAGAAACATTGTAATATTGAAATTGCTGCTCAGATTTCACGCTTGCCATCATCAAATAACG AGGGTGAACATGATCATTTTCATCTAGAAGGGTTAATGGAGAGCCCCTCTGCGGATGATGATGGGGACTGCTTCTCACCATTACTGTTAAATGCAACGTCTGTCAAAATTGAGGTCTACTATAACAAAGCAGTGAACTATACCTTGGTGGTTACTTTT GTTTCTTTCTTGCAAGTCCTTCTATTAATTCGTCAAATGGAGCATAGCAGCACTCAATCT GGTGCTGCTAAAGTTTCAATACTAATGATTGGCCAGCAAGCAATAATGGATGCCTATCTTTGCCTTTTGCATCTCACTGCAGGAATACTAGTTG AATCATTGTTTAATGCTTTTGCAACTGCTGCATTTTTCAAGTTTGTGGTCTTCTCAATATTTGAGATGAGATATCTCCTTGCAATCTGGAAGGCAAGTAGGCCTTTGAGTAATGGTGAAGGTTGGGAAACAATGAGGCGAGAACTTTCAGTTTTATACAGTCGTTTCT ATGGGATCTTGTTGGGAGGCATTCTACTCATGTATGAGTTCCATAATTATTTGAgacctcttcttcttcttatgtACTCTTTTTGGATACCTCAGATAATCACCAATGTTATTCGCGATTCGCGCAAACCATTGCATCCTCATTATATCTTAGGGATAACCGTCACTAGGCTAGCAATCCCATTATATATTTTTGGTTGCCCTAACAACTTCATGCGCATAGAGCCAGACAAGACCTGGTGTGTTTGTTTGGCTGTATTTATTGGACTTCAAGCTGCAATTCTCCTACTTCAGCACTATCTTGGGTCACGTTGGTTCATTCCTCGTCAG ATTCTCCCTGAGAAATACAGCTATTATAGGAGGTTTGATCAGGAAACAAGACATGCTACAGACTGTGTGATTTGCATGACAGCCATTGATATTTCCCAGCGATCTAATGATTGCATG GTGACACCTTGTGATCATTTCTTCCACTTTGGCTGTTTGCAAAGATGGATGGATATAAAGATGGAGTGTCCAACTTGCCGGCGGCCATTACCCCCTGCCTAG